From a single Cyprinus carpio isolate SPL01 chromosome A3, ASM1834038v1, whole genome shotgun sequence genomic region:
- the LOC109071964 gene encoding probable G-protein coupled receptor 146 — protein MWSCMVYNETDASVDFQLCQDFGLILSVFSLVYLIVCFPLGLCYNALLVVVNLSNKVTMTMPDVYFVNIAIAGLVLNLVAPVELLGPSFTRWPMWEYNNELYITLLILFNISSLVIMYSTTLLSLDYYIERALPRTYMSSVYNTKHVCGFIWGGAILTSFSSLLFYVCNHVSTKIIECSKMQNKEAADAIMMFIGYVVPAVAVLYAFVLILRIRKESTPLDQDSGRLDPSIHRLLLASVCMQFLLWTPYYMTLLVHTVAGAPGSHSNRQHLTTYFFLRCLSELLAFSSSFAIPLMYRQMNKNFSHKLQRLLKRLHCRDQSCPHEHSTVQQVVT, from the coding sequence ATGTGGAGCTGCATGGTTTACAATGAGACGGACGCCAGCGTGGATTTCCAGCTCTGTCAGGACTTTGGACTCATTCTGTCCGTCTTCTCTCTTGTGTACCTCATCGTCTGCTTTCCATTGGGGCTTTGCTACAATGCCCTGCTGGTGGTGGTTAACCTTTCCAACAAGGTCACCATGACCATGCCTGATGTCTACTTTGTGAACATAGCCATTGCTGGCCTTGTGCTCAACTTAGTGGCTCCAGTAGAGCTGCTGGGGCCCAGTTTTACACGCTGGCCCATGTGGGAGTACAACAACGAGCTCTACATTACCCTTCTCATTCTCTTCAACATCTCCTCTCTGGTCATCATGTACTCCACAACCTTGCTCAGTCTGGACTATTACATCGAGCGAGCTCTCCCACGCACCTACATGTCCAGCGTCTACAACACCAAGCACGTTTGTGGCTTTATCTGGGGTGGTGCCATTCTCACCAGCTTCTCTTCGCTGCTCTTCTACGTGTGCAACCACGTCTCCACTAAGATCATCGAGTGCTCCAAGATGCAGAACAAAGAGGCGGCTGATGCCATCATGATGTTCATTGGTTACGTGGTGCCGGCGGTAGCTGTGCTTTATGCATTCGTGCTAATCCTCCGCATCCGGAAGGAGTCCACCCCTTTGGACCAGGACTCGGGGAGGCTCGATCCATCCATCCACAGGTTGCTGCTGGCCTCCGTGTGCATGCAGTTTCTTCTATGGACTCCATACTACATGACCTTACTGGTGCACACAGTGGCTGGAGCTCCCGGGAGCCATTCCAACAGGCAGCACCTTACCACATACTTCTTCCTGAGATGTTTATCTGAGCTGCTAGCCTTCAGCAGTAGCTTCGCCATTCCACTCATGTACAGGCAAATGAATAAGAACTTTTCCCATAAACTGCAGCGGCTTCTGAAGAGGCTGCACTGCAGGGACCAATCGTGTCCTCACGAACACTCAACAGTACAGCAGGTAGTTACATGA